One stretch of Solenopsis invicta isolate M01_SB chromosome 16, UNIL_Sinv_3.0, whole genome shotgun sequence DNA includes these proteins:
- the LOC105197085 gene encoding steroid hormone receptor ERR1 isoform X5 gives MDAWMYDVVCMMSDATESMIGNNRTMPNIKQEIDNPTTPTQNYQVCSPTTTLQHQESICTKLDIGTDYGGSNGSPESPEMHHCSSTTQPLGTPEDGVKEEDMIPRRLCLVCGDVASGFHYGVASCEACKAFFKRTIQGNIEYTCPANGECEINKRRRKACQACRFQKCLRQGMLKEGVRLDRVRGGRQKYRRSTDPYTPVKNATLEANIASAGSTETIKTHRVSVLTDNKMVEALAACEPDILQVSNIPSTPETDQRVLGQLSELYDRELVGIIGWAKQIPGFSSLALNDQMRLLQSTWAEILTFTLAWRSTPNTGRLRFAQDFTLDERLARECHCVELYTHCIQIVERIQRLGLTREEYYVLKALILANSDARSDEPQVLYRFRDSILNSLSDCVAAVRPGQALRATQNMLLVLPSLRQADGIVRRFWSNVYRTGKVPMNKLFEEMLENVCHR, from the exons GTCTGTATGATGTCTGATGCCACGGAAAGCATGATCGGGAATAACAGGACGATGCCCAACATCAAGCAGGAAATCGATAACCCAACAACACCCACGCAAAATTATCAAGTGTGTTCGCCAACCACGACTCTTCAGCATCAGGAG TCGATATGTACGAAATTAGACATCGGGACGGATTACGGCGGTAGCAACGGTAGTCCCGAGAGTCCAGAGATGCATCATTGTTCCTCGACGACGCAGCCGTTGGGAACTCCAGAG GACGGCGTTAAGGAAGAAGATATGATACCCAGGAGACTTTGCCTTGTCTGCGGTGACGTTGCGAGCGGTTTCCATTACGGGGTTGCCTCGTGCGAGGCATGCAAGGCTTTCTTCAAGAGAACTATACAAG GAAACATCGAGTACACTTGTCCGGCGAATGGCGAGTGCGAGATAAACAAACGAAGACGCAAGGCGTGCCAGGCGTGtagatttcaaaaatgtttgcGGCAGGGAATGTTGAAGGAAGGCGTGAGATTGGATCGCGTTCGAGGTGGTCGACAGAAATACAGAAGATCCACGGATCCTTACACGCCGGTCAAGAATGCTACTCTAGAGG CTAACATAGCGTCGGCAGGTTCTACCGAAACGATAA agacACACCGTGTCTCGGTTCTTACAGATAACAAAATGGTCGAAGCCTTGGCAGCCTGCGAACCGGACATACTTCAAGTGTCCAATATCCCGAGTACGCCGGAGACGGATCAGAGAGTCCTCGGGCAATTATCAGAGCTCTACGACCGAGAATTAGTTGGCATAATCG GTTGGGCCAAGCAGATTCCAGGATTCAGTAGTTTAGCGCTGAATGATCAAATGCGACTTCTGCAAAGTACTTGGGCTGAGATATTAACCTTCACTCTGGCGTGGAGAAGTACGCCTAACACCGGTAGATTGAGGTTTGCGCAAGATTTTACATTGGATGAAAGACTCGCGCGCGAATGCCATTGTGTAGAGCTTTACACGCat TGTATCCAAATCGTCGAAAGGATCCAGCGATTGGGTTTAACGCGAGAGGAATATTACGTGCTGAAAGCTTTGATCCTAGCAAACAGTGACGCTAGATCCGATGAACCTCAAGTACTGTATCGTTTCCGAGATTCGATCTTAAATTCTTTGTCGGATTGTGTAGCGGCAGTGAGACCGGGCCAAGCACTCCGCGCCACGCAAAACATGCTACTAGTGCTGCCCAGTCTTAGACAGGCTGATGGGATTGTCAGACGTTTCTGGTCCAATGTATACAGAACAGGCAAGGTACCGATGAACAAGCTCTTTGAGGAGATGTTGGAGAATGTTTGTCATCGATGA
- the LOC105197085 gene encoding steroid hormone receptor ERR1 isoform X6, whose translation MMSDATESMIGNNRTMPNIKQEIDNPTTPTQNYQVCSPTTTLQHQESICTKLDIGTDYGGSNGSPESPEMHHCSSTTQPLGTPEDGVKEEDMIPRRLCLVCGDVASGFHYGVASCEACKAFFKRTIQGNIEYTCPANGECEINKRRRKACQACRFQKCLRQGMLKEGVRLDRVRGGRQKYRRSTDPYTPVKNATLEANIASAGSTETIKTHRVSVLTDNKMVEALAACEPDILQVSNIPSTPETDQRVLGQLSELYDRELVGIIGWAKQIPGFSSLALNDQMRLLQSTWAEILTFTLAWRSTPNTGRLRFAQDFTLDERLARECHCVELYTHCIQIVERIQRLGLTREEYYVLKALILANSDARSDEPQVLYRFRDSILNSLSDCVAAVRPGQALRATQNMLLVLPSLRQADGIVRRFWSNVYRTGKVPMNKLFEEMLENVCHR comes from the exons ATGATGTCTGATGCCACGGAAAGCATGATCGGGAATAACAGGACGATGCCCAACATCAAGCAGGAAATCGATAACCCAACAACACCCACGCAAAATTATCAAGTGTGTTCGCCAACCACGACTCTTCAGCATCAGGAG TCGATATGTACGAAATTAGACATCGGGACGGATTACGGCGGTAGCAACGGTAGTCCCGAGAGTCCAGAGATGCATCATTGTTCCTCGACGACGCAGCCGTTGGGAACTCCAGAG GACGGCGTTAAGGAAGAAGATATGATACCCAGGAGACTTTGCCTTGTCTGCGGTGACGTTGCGAGCGGTTTCCATTACGGGGTTGCCTCGTGCGAGGCATGCAAGGCTTTCTTCAAGAGAACTATACAAG GAAACATCGAGTACACTTGTCCGGCGAATGGCGAGTGCGAGATAAACAAACGAAGACGCAAGGCGTGCCAGGCGTGtagatttcaaaaatgtttgcGGCAGGGAATGTTGAAGGAAGGCGTGAGATTGGATCGCGTTCGAGGTGGTCGACAGAAATACAGAAGATCCACGGATCCTTACACGCCGGTCAAGAATGCTACTCTAGAGG CTAACATAGCGTCGGCAGGTTCTACCGAAACGATAA agacACACCGTGTCTCGGTTCTTACAGATAACAAAATGGTCGAAGCCTTGGCAGCCTGCGAACCGGACATACTTCAAGTGTCCAATATCCCGAGTACGCCGGAGACGGATCAGAGAGTCCTCGGGCAATTATCAGAGCTCTACGACCGAGAATTAGTTGGCATAATCG GTTGGGCCAAGCAGATTCCAGGATTCAGTAGTTTAGCGCTGAATGATCAAATGCGACTTCTGCAAAGTACTTGGGCTGAGATATTAACCTTCACTCTGGCGTGGAGAAGTACGCCTAACACCGGTAGATTGAGGTTTGCGCAAGATTTTACATTGGATGAAAGACTCGCGCGCGAATGCCATTGTGTAGAGCTTTACACGCat TGTATCCAAATCGTCGAAAGGATCCAGCGATTGGGTTTAACGCGAGAGGAATATTACGTGCTGAAAGCTTTGATCCTAGCAAACAGTGACGCTAGATCCGATGAACCTCAAGTACTGTATCGTTTCCGAGATTCGATCTTAAATTCTTTGTCGGATTGTGTAGCGGCAGTGAGACCGGGCCAAGCACTCCGCGCCACGCAAAACATGCTACTAGTGCTGCCCAGTCTTAGACAGGCTGATGGGATTGTCAGACGTTTCTGGTCCAATGTATACAGAACAGGCAAGGTACCGATGAACAAGCTCTTTGAGGAGATGTTGGAGAATGTTTGTCATCGATGA
- the LOC105197085 gene encoding steroid hormone receptor ERR1 isoform X1: MCKCIRDPRWHMHQLVPAKRRGSNPSIDRDIRVCMMSDATESMIGNNRTMPNIKQEIDNPTTPTQNYQVCSPTTTLQHQESICTKLDIGTDYGGSNGSPESPEMHHCSSTTQPLGTPEDGVKEEDMIPRRLCLVCGDVASGFHYGVASCEACKAFFKRTIQGNIEYTCPANGECEINKRRRKACQACRFQKCLRQGMLKEGVRLDRVRGGRQKYRRSTDPYTPVKNATLEANIASAGSTETIKTHRVSVLTDNKMVEALAACEPDILQVSNIPSTPETDQRVLGQLSELYDRELVGIIGWAKQIPGFSSLALNDQMRLLQSTWAEILTFTLAWRSTPNTGRLRFAQDFTLDERLARECHCVELYTHCIQIVERIQRLGLTREEYYVLKALILANSDARSDEPQVLYRFRDSILNSLSDCVAAVRPGQALRATQNMLLVLPSLRQADGIVRRFWSNVYRTGKVPMNKLFEEMLENVCHR, encoded by the exons GTCTGTATGATGTCTGATGCCACGGAAAGCATGATCGGGAATAACAGGACGATGCCCAACATCAAGCAGGAAATCGATAACCCAACAACACCCACGCAAAATTATCAAGTGTGTTCGCCAACCACGACTCTTCAGCATCAGGAG TCGATATGTACGAAATTAGACATCGGGACGGATTACGGCGGTAGCAACGGTAGTCCCGAGAGTCCAGAGATGCATCATTGTTCCTCGACGACGCAGCCGTTGGGAACTCCAGAG GACGGCGTTAAGGAAGAAGATATGATACCCAGGAGACTTTGCCTTGTCTGCGGTGACGTTGCGAGCGGTTTCCATTACGGGGTTGCCTCGTGCGAGGCATGCAAGGCTTTCTTCAAGAGAACTATACAAG GAAACATCGAGTACACTTGTCCGGCGAATGGCGAGTGCGAGATAAACAAACGAAGACGCAAGGCGTGCCAGGCGTGtagatttcaaaaatgtttgcGGCAGGGAATGTTGAAGGAAGGCGTGAGATTGGATCGCGTTCGAGGTGGTCGACAGAAATACAGAAGATCCACGGATCCTTACACGCCGGTCAAGAATGCTACTCTAGAGG CTAACATAGCGTCGGCAGGTTCTACCGAAACGATAA agacACACCGTGTCTCGGTTCTTACAGATAACAAAATGGTCGAAGCCTTGGCAGCCTGCGAACCGGACATACTTCAAGTGTCCAATATCCCGAGTACGCCGGAGACGGATCAGAGAGTCCTCGGGCAATTATCAGAGCTCTACGACCGAGAATTAGTTGGCATAATCG GTTGGGCCAAGCAGATTCCAGGATTCAGTAGTTTAGCGCTGAATGATCAAATGCGACTTCTGCAAAGTACTTGGGCTGAGATATTAACCTTCACTCTGGCGTGGAGAAGTACGCCTAACACCGGTAGATTGAGGTTTGCGCAAGATTTTACATTGGATGAAAGACTCGCGCGCGAATGCCATTGTGTAGAGCTTTACACGCat TGTATCCAAATCGTCGAAAGGATCCAGCGATTGGGTTTAACGCGAGAGGAATATTACGTGCTGAAAGCTTTGATCCTAGCAAACAGTGACGCTAGATCCGATGAACCTCAAGTACTGTATCGTTTCCGAGATTCGATCTTAAATTCTTTGTCGGATTGTGTAGCGGCAGTGAGACCGGGCCAAGCACTCCGCGCCACGCAAAACATGCTACTAGTGCTGCCCAGTCTTAGACAGGCTGATGGGATTGTCAGACGTTTCTGGTCCAATGTATACAGAACAGGCAAGGTACCGATGAACAAGCTCTTTGAGGAGATGTTGGAGAATGTTTGTCATCGATGA
- the LOC105197085 gene encoding steroid hormone receptor ERR2 isoform X3, with the protein MCKCIRDPRWHMHQLVPAKRRGSNPSIDRDIRVCMMSDATESMIGNNRTMPNIKQEIDNPTTPTQNYQVCSPTTTLQHQESICTKLDIGTDYGGSNGSPESPEMHHCSSTTQPLGTPEDGVKEEDMIPRRLCLVCGDVASGFHYGVASCEACKAFFKRTIQGNIEYTCPANGECEINKRRRKACQACRFQKCLRQGMLKEGVRLDRVRGGRQKYRRSTDPYTPVKNATLEETHRVSVLTDNKMVEALAACEPDILQVSNIPSTPETDQRVLGQLSELYDRELVGIIGWAKQIPGFSSLALNDQMRLLQSTWAEILTFTLAWRSTPNTGRLRFAQDFTLDERLARECHCVELYTHCIQIVERIQRLGLTREEYYVLKALILANSDARSDEPQVLYRFRDSILNSLSDCVAAVRPGQALRATQNMLLVLPSLRQADGIVRRFWSNVYRTGKVPMNKLFEEMLENVCHR; encoded by the exons GTCTGTATGATGTCTGATGCCACGGAAAGCATGATCGGGAATAACAGGACGATGCCCAACATCAAGCAGGAAATCGATAACCCAACAACACCCACGCAAAATTATCAAGTGTGTTCGCCAACCACGACTCTTCAGCATCAGGAG TCGATATGTACGAAATTAGACATCGGGACGGATTACGGCGGTAGCAACGGTAGTCCCGAGAGTCCAGAGATGCATCATTGTTCCTCGACGACGCAGCCGTTGGGAACTCCAGAG GACGGCGTTAAGGAAGAAGATATGATACCCAGGAGACTTTGCCTTGTCTGCGGTGACGTTGCGAGCGGTTTCCATTACGGGGTTGCCTCGTGCGAGGCATGCAAGGCTTTCTTCAAGAGAACTATACAAG GAAACATCGAGTACACTTGTCCGGCGAATGGCGAGTGCGAGATAAACAAACGAAGACGCAAGGCGTGCCAGGCGTGtagatttcaaaaatgtttgcGGCAGGGAATGTTGAAGGAAGGCGTGAGATTGGATCGCGTTCGAGGTGGTCGACAGAAATACAGAAGATCCACGGATCCTTACACGCCGGTCAAGAATGCTACTCTAGAGG agacACACCGTGTCTCGGTTCTTACAGATAACAAAATGGTCGAAGCCTTGGCAGCCTGCGAACCGGACATACTTCAAGTGTCCAATATCCCGAGTACGCCGGAGACGGATCAGAGAGTCCTCGGGCAATTATCAGAGCTCTACGACCGAGAATTAGTTGGCATAATCG GTTGGGCCAAGCAGATTCCAGGATTCAGTAGTTTAGCGCTGAATGATCAAATGCGACTTCTGCAAAGTACTTGGGCTGAGATATTAACCTTCACTCTGGCGTGGAGAAGTACGCCTAACACCGGTAGATTGAGGTTTGCGCAAGATTTTACATTGGATGAAAGACTCGCGCGCGAATGCCATTGTGTAGAGCTTTACACGCat TGTATCCAAATCGTCGAAAGGATCCAGCGATTGGGTTTAACGCGAGAGGAATATTACGTGCTGAAAGCTTTGATCCTAGCAAACAGTGACGCTAGATCCGATGAACCTCAAGTACTGTATCGTTTCCGAGATTCGATCTTAAATTCTTTGTCGGATTGTGTAGCGGCAGTGAGACCGGGCCAAGCACTCCGCGCCACGCAAAACATGCTACTAGTGCTGCCCAGTCTTAGACAGGCTGATGGGATTGTCAGACGTTTCTGGTCCAATGTATACAGAACAGGCAAGGTACCGATGAACAAGCTCTTTGAGGAGATGTTGGAGAATGTTTGTCATCGATGA
- the LOC105197085 gene encoding steroid hormone receptor ERR2 isoform X8: MDAWMYDVSICTKLDIGTDYGGSNGSPESPEMHHCSSTTQPLGTPEDGVKEEDMIPRRLCLVCGDVASGFHYGVASCEACKAFFKRTIQGNIEYTCPANGECEINKRRRKACQACRFQKCLRQGMLKEGVRLDRVRGGRQKYRRSTDPYTPVKNATLEANIASAGSTETIKTHRVSVLTDNKMVEALAACEPDILQVSNIPSTPETDQRVLGQLSELYDRELVGIIGWAKQIPGFSSLALNDQMRLLQSTWAEILTFTLAWRSTPNTGRLRFAQDFTLDERLARECHCVELYTHCIQIVERIQRLGLTREEYYVLKALILANSDARSDEPQVLYRFRDSILNSLSDCVAAVRPGQALRATQNMLLVLPSLRQADGIVRRFWSNVYRTGKVPMNKLFEEMLENVCHR, translated from the exons TCGATATGTACGAAATTAGACATCGGGACGGATTACGGCGGTAGCAACGGTAGTCCCGAGAGTCCAGAGATGCATCATTGTTCCTCGACGACGCAGCCGTTGGGAACTCCAGAG GACGGCGTTAAGGAAGAAGATATGATACCCAGGAGACTTTGCCTTGTCTGCGGTGACGTTGCGAGCGGTTTCCATTACGGGGTTGCCTCGTGCGAGGCATGCAAGGCTTTCTTCAAGAGAACTATACAAG GAAACATCGAGTACACTTGTCCGGCGAATGGCGAGTGCGAGATAAACAAACGAAGACGCAAGGCGTGCCAGGCGTGtagatttcaaaaatgtttgcGGCAGGGAATGTTGAAGGAAGGCGTGAGATTGGATCGCGTTCGAGGTGGTCGACAGAAATACAGAAGATCCACGGATCCTTACACGCCGGTCAAGAATGCTACTCTAGAGG CTAACATAGCGTCGGCAGGTTCTACCGAAACGATAA agacACACCGTGTCTCGGTTCTTACAGATAACAAAATGGTCGAAGCCTTGGCAGCCTGCGAACCGGACATACTTCAAGTGTCCAATATCCCGAGTACGCCGGAGACGGATCAGAGAGTCCTCGGGCAATTATCAGAGCTCTACGACCGAGAATTAGTTGGCATAATCG GTTGGGCCAAGCAGATTCCAGGATTCAGTAGTTTAGCGCTGAATGATCAAATGCGACTTCTGCAAAGTACTTGGGCTGAGATATTAACCTTCACTCTGGCGTGGAGAAGTACGCCTAACACCGGTAGATTGAGGTTTGCGCAAGATTTTACATTGGATGAAAGACTCGCGCGCGAATGCCATTGTGTAGAGCTTTACACGCat TGTATCCAAATCGTCGAAAGGATCCAGCGATTGGGTTTAACGCGAGAGGAATATTACGTGCTGAAAGCTTTGATCCTAGCAAACAGTGACGCTAGATCCGATGAACCTCAAGTACTGTATCGTTTCCGAGATTCGATCTTAAATTCTTTGTCGGATTGTGTAGCGGCAGTGAGACCGGGCCAAGCACTCCGCGCCACGCAAAACATGCTACTAGTGCTGCCCAGTCTTAGACAGGCTGATGGGATTGTCAGACGTTTCTGGTCCAATGTATACAGAACAGGCAAGGTACCGATGAACAAGCTCTTTGAGGAGATGTTGGAGAATGTTTGTCATCGATGA
- the LOC105197085 gene encoding steroid hormone receptor ERR1 isoform X2 — MCKCIRDPRWHMHQLVPAKRRGSNPSIDRDIRVCMMSDATESMIGNNRTMPNIKQEIDNPTTPTQNYQVCSPTTTLQHQESICTKLDIGTDYGGSNGSPESPEMHHCSSTTQPLGTPEDGVKEEDMIPRRLCLVCGDVASGFHYGVASCEACKAFFKRTIQGNIEYTCPANGECEINKRRRKACQACRFQKCLRQGMLKEGVRLDRVRGGRQKYRRSTDPYTPVKNATLEANIASAGSTETINNKMVEALAACEPDILQVSNIPSTPETDQRVLGQLSELYDRELVGIIGWAKQIPGFSSLALNDQMRLLQSTWAEILTFTLAWRSTPNTGRLRFAQDFTLDERLARECHCVELYTHCIQIVERIQRLGLTREEYYVLKALILANSDARSDEPQVLYRFRDSILNSLSDCVAAVRPGQALRATQNMLLVLPSLRQADGIVRRFWSNVYRTGKVPMNKLFEEMLENVCHR; from the exons GTCTGTATGATGTCTGATGCCACGGAAAGCATGATCGGGAATAACAGGACGATGCCCAACATCAAGCAGGAAATCGATAACCCAACAACACCCACGCAAAATTATCAAGTGTGTTCGCCAACCACGACTCTTCAGCATCAGGAG TCGATATGTACGAAATTAGACATCGGGACGGATTACGGCGGTAGCAACGGTAGTCCCGAGAGTCCAGAGATGCATCATTGTTCCTCGACGACGCAGCCGTTGGGAACTCCAGAG GACGGCGTTAAGGAAGAAGATATGATACCCAGGAGACTTTGCCTTGTCTGCGGTGACGTTGCGAGCGGTTTCCATTACGGGGTTGCCTCGTGCGAGGCATGCAAGGCTTTCTTCAAGAGAACTATACAAG GAAACATCGAGTACACTTGTCCGGCGAATGGCGAGTGCGAGATAAACAAACGAAGACGCAAGGCGTGCCAGGCGTGtagatttcaaaaatgtttgcGGCAGGGAATGTTGAAGGAAGGCGTGAGATTGGATCGCGTTCGAGGTGGTCGACAGAAATACAGAAGATCCACGGATCCTTACACGCCGGTCAAGAATGCTACTCTAGAGG CTAACATAGCGTCGGCAGGTTCTACCGAAACGATAA ATAACAAAATGGTCGAAGCCTTGGCAGCCTGCGAACCGGACATACTTCAAGTGTCCAATATCCCGAGTACGCCGGAGACGGATCAGAGAGTCCTCGGGCAATTATCAGAGCTCTACGACCGAGAATTAGTTGGCATAATCG GTTGGGCCAAGCAGATTCCAGGATTCAGTAGTTTAGCGCTGAATGATCAAATGCGACTTCTGCAAAGTACTTGGGCTGAGATATTAACCTTCACTCTGGCGTGGAGAAGTACGCCTAACACCGGTAGATTGAGGTTTGCGCAAGATTTTACATTGGATGAAAGACTCGCGCGCGAATGCCATTGTGTAGAGCTTTACACGCat TGTATCCAAATCGTCGAAAGGATCCAGCGATTGGGTTTAACGCGAGAGGAATATTACGTGCTGAAAGCTTTGATCCTAGCAAACAGTGACGCTAGATCCGATGAACCTCAAGTACTGTATCGTTTCCGAGATTCGATCTTAAATTCTTTGTCGGATTGTGTAGCGGCAGTGAGACCGGGCCAAGCACTCCGCGCCACGCAAAACATGCTACTAGTGCTGCCCAGTCTTAGACAGGCTGATGGGATTGTCAGACGTTTCTGGTCCAATGTATACAGAACAGGCAAGGTACCGATGAACAAGCTCTTTGAGGAGATGTTGGAGAATGTTTGTCATCGATGA
- the LOC105197085 gene encoding steroid hormone receptor ERR2 isoform X4: MCKCIRDPRWHMHQLVPAKRRGSNPSIDRDIRVCMMSDATESMIGNNRTMPNIKQEIDNPTTPTQNYQVCSPTTTLQHQESICTKLDIGTDYGGSNGSPESPEMHHCSSTTQPLGTPEDGVKEEDMIPRRLCLVCGDVASGFHYGVASCEACKAFFKRTIQGNIEYTCPANGECEINKRRRKACQACRFQKCLRQGMLKEGVRLDRVRGGRQKYRRSTDPYTPVKNATLEDNKMVEALAACEPDILQVSNIPSTPETDQRVLGQLSELYDRELVGIIGWAKQIPGFSSLALNDQMRLLQSTWAEILTFTLAWRSTPNTGRLRFAQDFTLDERLARECHCVELYTHCIQIVERIQRLGLTREEYYVLKALILANSDARSDEPQVLYRFRDSILNSLSDCVAAVRPGQALRATQNMLLVLPSLRQADGIVRRFWSNVYRTGKVPMNKLFEEMLENVCHR, translated from the exons GTCTGTATGATGTCTGATGCCACGGAAAGCATGATCGGGAATAACAGGACGATGCCCAACATCAAGCAGGAAATCGATAACCCAACAACACCCACGCAAAATTATCAAGTGTGTTCGCCAACCACGACTCTTCAGCATCAGGAG TCGATATGTACGAAATTAGACATCGGGACGGATTACGGCGGTAGCAACGGTAGTCCCGAGAGTCCAGAGATGCATCATTGTTCCTCGACGACGCAGCCGTTGGGAACTCCAGAG GACGGCGTTAAGGAAGAAGATATGATACCCAGGAGACTTTGCCTTGTCTGCGGTGACGTTGCGAGCGGTTTCCATTACGGGGTTGCCTCGTGCGAGGCATGCAAGGCTTTCTTCAAGAGAACTATACAAG GAAACATCGAGTACACTTGTCCGGCGAATGGCGAGTGCGAGATAAACAAACGAAGACGCAAGGCGTGCCAGGCGTGtagatttcaaaaatgtttgcGGCAGGGAATGTTGAAGGAAGGCGTGAGATTGGATCGCGTTCGAGGTGGTCGACAGAAATACAGAAGATCCACGGATCCTTACACGCCGGTCAAGAATGCTACTCTAGAGG ATAACAAAATGGTCGAAGCCTTGGCAGCCTGCGAACCGGACATACTTCAAGTGTCCAATATCCCGAGTACGCCGGAGACGGATCAGAGAGTCCTCGGGCAATTATCAGAGCTCTACGACCGAGAATTAGTTGGCATAATCG GTTGGGCCAAGCAGATTCCAGGATTCAGTAGTTTAGCGCTGAATGATCAAATGCGACTTCTGCAAAGTACTTGGGCTGAGATATTAACCTTCACTCTGGCGTGGAGAAGTACGCCTAACACCGGTAGATTGAGGTTTGCGCAAGATTTTACATTGGATGAAAGACTCGCGCGCGAATGCCATTGTGTAGAGCTTTACACGCat TGTATCCAAATCGTCGAAAGGATCCAGCGATTGGGTTTAACGCGAGAGGAATATTACGTGCTGAAAGCTTTGATCCTAGCAAACAGTGACGCTAGATCCGATGAACCTCAAGTACTGTATCGTTTCCGAGATTCGATCTTAAATTCTTTGTCGGATTGTGTAGCGGCAGTGAGACCGGGCCAAGCACTCCGCGCCACGCAAAACATGCTACTAGTGCTGCCCAGTCTTAGACAGGCTGATGGGATTGTCAGACGTTTCTGGTCCAATGTATACAGAACAGGCAAGGTACCGATGAACAAGCTCTTTGAGGAGATGTTGGAGAATGTTTGTCATCGATGA
- the LOC105197085 gene encoding steroid hormone receptor ERR2 isoform X7 codes for MDAWMYDVVCMMSDATESMIGNNRTMPNIKQEIDNPTTPTQNYQVCSPTTTLQHQESICTKLDIGTDYGGSNGSPESPEMHHCSSTTQPLGTPEDGVKEEDMIPRRLCLVCGDVASGFHYGVASCEACKAFFKRTIQGNIEYTCPANGECEINKRRRKACQACRFQKCLRQGMLKEGVRLDRVRGGRQKYRRSTDPYTPVKNATLEDNKMVEALAACEPDILQVSNIPSTPETDQRVLGQLSELYDRELVGIIGWAKQIPGFSSLALNDQMRLLQSTWAEILTFTLAWRSTPNTGRLRFAQDFTLDERLARECHCVELYTHCIQIVERIQRLGLTREEYYVLKALILANSDARSDEPQVLYRFRDSILNSLSDCVAAVRPGQALRATQNMLLVLPSLRQADGIVRRFWSNVYRTGKVPMNKLFEEMLENVCHR; via the exons GTCTGTATGATGTCTGATGCCACGGAAAGCATGATCGGGAATAACAGGACGATGCCCAACATCAAGCAGGAAATCGATAACCCAACAACACCCACGCAAAATTATCAAGTGTGTTCGCCAACCACGACTCTTCAGCATCAGGAG TCGATATGTACGAAATTAGACATCGGGACGGATTACGGCGGTAGCAACGGTAGTCCCGAGAGTCCAGAGATGCATCATTGTTCCTCGACGACGCAGCCGTTGGGAACTCCAGAG GACGGCGTTAAGGAAGAAGATATGATACCCAGGAGACTTTGCCTTGTCTGCGGTGACGTTGCGAGCGGTTTCCATTACGGGGTTGCCTCGTGCGAGGCATGCAAGGCTTTCTTCAAGAGAACTATACAAG GAAACATCGAGTACACTTGTCCGGCGAATGGCGAGTGCGAGATAAACAAACGAAGACGCAAGGCGTGCCAGGCGTGtagatttcaaaaatgtttgcGGCAGGGAATGTTGAAGGAAGGCGTGAGATTGGATCGCGTTCGAGGTGGTCGACAGAAATACAGAAGATCCACGGATCCTTACACGCCGGTCAAGAATGCTACTCTAGAGG ATAACAAAATGGTCGAAGCCTTGGCAGCCTGCGAACCGGACATACTTCAAGTGTCCAATATCCCGAGTACGCCGGAGACGGATCAGAGAGTCCTCGGGCAATTATCAGAGCTCTACGACCGAGAATTAGTTGGCATAATCG GTTGGGCCAAGCAGATTCCAGGATTCAGTAGTTTAGCGCTGAATGATCAAATGCGACTTCTGCAAAGTACTTGGGCTGAGATATTAACCTTCACTCTGGCGTGGAGAAGTACGCCTAACACCGGTAGATTGAGGTTTGCGCAAGATTTTACATTGGATGAAAGACTCGCGCGCGAATGCCATTGTGTAGAGCTTTACACGCat TGTATCCAAATCGTCGAAAGGATCCAGCGATTGGGTTTAACGCGAGAGGAATATTACGTGCTGAAAGCTTTGATCCTAGCAAACAGTGACGCTAGATCCGATGAACCTCAAGTACTGTATCGTTTCCGAGATTCGATCTTAAATTCTTTGTCGGATTGTGTAGCGGCAGTGAGACCGGGCCAAGCACTCCGCGCCACGCAAAACATGCTACTAGTGCTGCCCAGTCTTAGACAGGCTGATGGGATTGTCAGACGTTTCTGGTCCAATGTATACAGAACAGGCAAGGTACCGATGAACAAGCTCTTTGAGGAGATGTTGGAGAATGTTTGTCATCGATGA